A part of Oncorhynchus masou masou isolate Uvic2021 chromosome 21, UVic_Omas_1.1, whole genome shotgun sequence genomic DNA contains:
- the LOC135507583 gene encoding FHF complex subunit HOOK-interacting protein 1A-like: MMMASMVANRNRDGRQGEALVLKGVDPETCMIVFKNHWAQVVKILEKHDPLRSNTSSNMAALGVIGLSSGGPMRFGGPVPGDEASAVQNYVEHILFLLMEEDAGQAGAMGPILEFVVMENVMERLFLWSLRRQFTDDMKLEQLKMYEMIVGQARQPLLHHKPVLRPLMMLLSSCSGTAGPEVEAELVSLLNQLCCVLAKDQSVLELFFHTSEDQGAANFLIFSLLIPFIHREGLVGQQARDALLLIMSLSAENQRVAQHIAENTYFCPVLATGLSGLYSSLPTKLEVPGEEWHCLHREDWLQMPTLVQFLNSLEFCNAVIQVAHPNIRDQLVSYIYNGFLVPVLAPALHKLTLEEVMTTTAYLDLFVRSVSEPVLLQTFLSFILLHRHENVHILDTLVSRINTPFQLGTVSLALFQTLIGLYCEDVMLQLILRYLIPCNHMMLSQRRVVKERDFYSVSAAKILALTPSCCSPEHSPPPLRQLDSILWSKGTDNSPNIGTMETEETFLEEDGSCYSCVIGSEIYLDVNYLHYLYNARLGISSCTRACQVWSAPYDGEDPPPEEYQPSALEEAGARGRQAQTVNPKRSHPHPRPRPPCPPQTTDPAPTNQLELEWDDSYDAGPVVPPEAATAESSRPPQLPAAEPPKHIQEMRRTAIMLVKGSYIEESDFQDDVMVYNLVAKKDTRDTVDRRRPSRETLPESEESEIDSEFNLEEDHFKESSLQEKDEVPLSNGLSLPLHPTNMEVNSSEVTKGSKEVKAHVADHNSNLQSPSAEVGDDLMGQYEELIRTLGSDEAGTGGSSPVKTVDKEFRNPVVTPMEEDEVDFSSFSMDTPELEKPHSSLFGTKLRSGSTRSHSVPFTGPFVSVLLSRLENMLDNSLHVNLLLTGILAQLAAYPQPLLQSFLLNTNMVFQPSVRSLYQVLASLKNQIEQQVSTKKDFPELITSAQHCLLARESSLKGQDTNSGDSRECSPLEAGRMMKSSPPPQPKTISLARTEVFATVLFTEFLKELAAIAQEHSILSHVPMEE, encoded by the exons ATGATGATGGCCTCCATGGTTGCCAACAGAAACAGGGATGGCAGACAGGGGGAGGCCCTGGTCCTGAAAGGGGTGGACCCAGAGACCTGCATGATCGTGTTCAAGAACCACTGGGCACAG GTGGTAAAGATCCTGGAGAAGCATGATCCTCTCcgcagcaacaccagcagcaaCATGGCTGCCCTTGGTGTCATCGGCCTCTCCAGCGGCGGCCCCATGCGTTTCGGCGGGCCCGTCCCGGGGGACGAGGCCAGCGCGGTGCAGAACTACGTGGAACATATTCTGTTCCTGCTCATGGAGGAGGACGCCGGCCAGGCGGGAGCCATGGGACCCATCCTGGAGTTTGTGGTGATGGAGAACGTCATGGAGAGGCTCTTCCTGTGGAGCCTGAGGCGACAGTTTACTGATGATATGAAACTGGAGCAACTCAAG ATGTACGAGATGATTGTGGGCCAGGCGCGGCAGCCCTTACTGCACCACAAACCTGTGTTACGACCCTTAATGATGCTCCTGTCGTCGTGCTCGGGGACAGCTGGCCCGGAGGTGGAGGCTGAGCTGGTGTCATTACTCAACCAACTGTGCTGTGTCCTGGCCAAGGACCAGTCTGTCCTGGAGCTCTTCTTCCATACCAG CGAGGACCAGGGGGCGGCCAACTTCCTGATCTTCTCCCTGCTGATCCCCTTCATCCACCGGGAGGGCCTGGTGGGCCAGCAGGCCCGGGACGCCCTGCTCCTTATCATGTCACTGTCTGCAGAGAACCAGCGCGTGGCCCAGCACATCGCAGAGAACACCTACTTTTGTCCG gtGCTGGCCACGGGGCTGAGCGGTCTCTACTCGTCTCTGCCCACCAAGCTGGAGGTGCCCGGTGAGGAGTGGCACTGCCTACACAGAGAGGACTGGCTACAGATGCCCACCCTGGTCCAGTTCCTCAACTCACTGGAGTTCTGCAATGCAGTCATTCAGGTGGCTCACCCCAACATCAGGGACCAGCTGGTCAGCTACATCTACAATGGCTTTCTGGTGCCTGTGTTGGCACCGGCCCTCCACAAG CTGACCCTGGAGGAGGTGATGACTACCACGGCCTATCTGGACCTGTTTGTGCGGTCAGTGTCAGAGCCAGTCCTGCTGCAGACtttcctctccttcatcctcctccaCCGCCACGAGAACGTCCACATCCTGGACACGCTGGTCAGCCGCATCAATACACCCTTCCAG CTGGGTACTGTGTCTCTGGCGCTGTTCCAGACTCTCATTGGACTGTACTGTGAGGATGTGATGCTGCAGCTCATCTTGAG GTACCTGATCCCCTGTAATCACATGATGCTGAGCCAGAGAcgtgtggtgaaggagagagacttcTACTCTGTGTCGGCCGCTAAGATCCTGGCGCTCACACCCTCCTGCTGCTCCCCCGAACACAGCCCCCCACCTCTCAGACAGCTGGACTCCATCCTCTGGTCAAAGGGTACAGACAACAGTCCTAACATTGGCACCATGG AGACCGAGGAGACTTTTTTGGAGGAGGATGGCTCGTGCTACTCCTGCGTCATCGGCTCTGAGATCTACCTGGACGTCAACTACCTGCACTACCTTTACAACGCCCGCCTGGGCATCAGCAGCTGCACCCGGGCCTGCCAGGTGTGGTCAGCCCCCTACGATGGAGAGGACCCCCCTCCAGAGGAGTACCAACCCAGTGCCCTGGAGGAGGCTGGGGCCAGGGGACGCCAAGCCCAGACGGTCAACCCCAAGAGGTCACATCCACATCCACGGCCTCGTCCCCCCTGCCCGCCCCAGACCACAGACCCAGCCCCTACTAATCAACTAGAGCTGGAGTGGGACGATAGTTATGATGCCGGTCCGGTGGTGCCCCCCGAGGCTGCTACTGCTGAGAGTAGTAGACCTCCACAGCTGCCTGCAGCCGAGCCGCCCAAACACATCCAGGAGATGAGAAGGACTGCCATCATGCTGGTTAAGGGTTCCTACATCGAGGAGTCAGACTTCCAGGATGATGTCATGGTCTACAACCTTGTGGCAAAGAAGGACACCCGCGATACTGTGGATCGCCGCAGACCCAGCCGGGAGACACTACCGGAATCGGAGGAATCTGAAATAGACTCAGAATTTAACCTTGAGGAGGACCATTTCAAAGAATCCAGTCTACAGGAGAAGGATGAGGTCCCCCTCAGCAATGGCCTGAGTCTTCCACTCCATCCCACCAACATGGAGGTCAACAGCTCGGAGGTCACAAAGGGGTCAAAGGAGGTCAAAGCTCATGTTGCGGACCACAACTCCAACCTCCAGAGCCCCTCGGCTGAGGTGGGGGACGACCTCATGGGTCAGTACGAGGAGCTGATTCGTACGCTGGGCAGCGACGAGGCCGGGACTGGGGGGAGCAGCCCTGTGAAAACGGTGGACAAAGAGTTCCGGAATCCTGTTGTCACCCCCATGGAGGAGGACGAGGTGGACTTCAGCTCCTTCTCTATGGATACGCCAGAGCTGGAGAAGCCGCACTCATCCCTGTTTGGAACCAAGCTCCGCAGTGGGAGCACTAGGAGCCATTCAGTGCCTTTTACAG ggcCATTTGTCAGTGTGCTGTTGTCACGTCTGGAGAACATGCTGGATAACTCTCTCCATGTCAACCTCCTGCTGACTGGTATACTGGCCCAGCTGGCTGCCTACCCCCAGCCCCTGCTGCAATCCTTCCTCCTCAACACCAACATGGTGTTCCAGCCCAGCGTGCGCTCACTCTATCAG GTACTAGCATCCCTTAAGAACCAGATAGAGCAGCAGGTCTCAACCAAGAAGGACTTCCCAGAGCTGATCACCTCCGCCCAGCACTGCCTCCTGGCCAGGGAGAGTTCACTCAAGGGTCAAG ATACAAACAGCGGAGACAGCCGAGAATGTTCCCCCCTGGAGGCAGGAAGGATGATGAAgagctctcctcctccccagcccaAGACCATTTCCCTGGCCAGGACCGAGGTCTTCGCTACCGTCCTCTTCACAGAGTTCCTCAAAGAACTGGCGGCCATTGCGCAGGAGCACTCAATACTATCGCACGTCCCTATGGAGGAGTAA